CTCACCAGCTCTGCGTACTCCTGCATCTGACGAATGGGCATCCCCGTCAGGCGCAGGTTGTTTAAAAACTCGATCCAGCGGAGGTCGTTGGCTGAGTAACGCCGATGGCCGCTAGTGGAGCGACCAATGGGCGCAATCAGGTTGCAGCGCTCGTAATAGCGCAAGGTGTAAACGCTAAGCCCAGTGGCAACGGCGACCTGCTGAATGGTGAGTTCTTCCATATGTGCACGTTAGAGGTTAGAGCGCACTCTAAGTCAAGCAGAATTTTTCAAATCTGTCTGGTTTGATCTGGGGCAAGAGTGCTTGCCCTGAGAAATCCGTTTGCCAACCATCGCTTCATCAAAACAAATGCCATTTGCCCTACCTAGGTGCCCATGGGGATAGGATTGCCCCCTAGCCCCCAAAAATGGGGGAGTACAGAGTCTCAAAGTCCCCCAGAATTGGAGGATTTAGAGAGCCAGCGGAGTCTAAAGGTTTTGCCAGTTCATTCCTCGATTAGCAACGCCGAAGTGTTGAGTTCGAGTTCGGTATTAGACTTTAATCGCGGGCTGCGATAGCCCAGCTTCATTCGCTTTTTCCCAGCATGGCAGAACCGATTACCACTCTGACCGACTACGCGATCGCCCTGGAATGCCTGATTTTAGCCGGGCTGCTGCTGGGACAGGGGGGCGTGCAACGGCTATGGGCGGCCGCCTTTACCAGTGTTAGCGGCGCGGCCTTGATGGGGGGCATTTACCACGGGTTTGCCCACCAGATGTCTCTGCTCCAGCGAATTTGGCTCTGGCAGGGCATGGGTATAGCGGTAGCGATCGCCAGTTTTTTTACTGTTGTAGCGGCGGCGATGACCCTGCGCCGGGGCCGTCGCCGGGCCTTACTAGCCTTGGCGACGGCAAAACTCGCCCTGGCGATCGCCGCAGGGTTCACCCTATGGGGTTTTGCTCTGCGGGTGGCCGATTACCTCAGCGCGTTGCTCATTGTGCTGTTGGTGCAATGGCTCCAGCGCTATCGGGATCCTAGTGCCCCAGTCTGGCTGCTGGCTGCGATCGCCTTCTCGGGGCTGGGGGCCATAGGGCTGCTAATTCCCTGGCCTGGGGTCAGCCCTTTGGTGGTCTATCACTTGGTGCAAATGGTGGCGCTGTTCTGCATCTACCGCAGCGTTGCCGCTAAGCACCAGGCTAATGCCGGTGTTCCTGGCTAGAACTGAGTTTAGGAGATTACGGGTAGCGGCAGCGAGAAAGAGGAAAGGGGAGATGCAGCTGTGTAGTAGGCGATTCATCTCCCCTACCTCCCCTTCTCTACCCACTGACTCTGACTATGTCTCCCTCGCAGTCGATGTTGAGGCAAAGACGGTGGGCTTAGTGTAAAGCGAAGACATTAGATGTGGATGACTATATGGCTTCTAACAATCAAACAACTCAAATTACTGAAGACTCTACTAACGACCTGTTTCAACGCTACGACGCGCTGTCTGTAGACGATAAGCTGGCATTGCTCTACTACATATATGAGGCCATGGGCGGCTCTATCACTCCAGCAGCGCCCGAAGCCGCCGATCCTGAACTGGCTGAGCCGCTGATTAAAGCGCTGTATGACCTATCGGAAGAAGATCAGCTTGAGGCCATGCGCAGCGTTGCGCGGGGCGAGCACAGCGATATATCTGAGCGCTACGGTGCTTTGAGCGCCAACAACCAGCTGCTAGTCTGGTATGGCTGGGCCGAAGCCATGGGCAAGCAAATTGTCGATATGCCCAGCGACTACGAAGCCGAAGGCGATGTCAGCAAAATTCTGTCCGACATTAAGGGCATGGAGTTTCAGTCACAGATTTCGCTGCTGCGGGAAGCTGCCACCCAAATGGGCTTCACCAGCGTCACCGCTCCCCCTCCCCTATCCGAAACCGGCATCACCAACAGCTTGTAAGAACAATGCGGCCCCGGCATCTTTGAAGATGCCGGGGCCGCGAACATAGAACCTTGTGTTCAAGCTACTACCGGTGGTTTTCGAGCTGGTCGCGCGCCACGAAATAGCTATCTGGGCTATGGCCGATACGTAACCCCGCATCAGACCAGGCGATCGCCCCCCACTGCGCTACTGCCTCGGCATGGGTTTTGACGGTGCCAAGCTGACCGCAATCGTGGATGTAGCTGGTGCCCCGCCCGATGTTGTCGCGTCCGATGTAGACCTTAGCCCTGACCGCATAACCGCTGCTTTGGGGTTCCAGATATACCAGGGCACCGTAGAAGGCATCGCCATACTTGCCATCGCCCCAGCCCATAGCAACAACTCGGTTAATCTCCACCGTCTCTGAGCTATGAGCCACGGCCAGACCCGAGACGAAACCAATCATCAGAGCTACAGCGATGCTGAAAAAGAGCGGTAGAGAACGTCTCACGGCATAGCCTCAGCATCAAATTTTTAGCTCAAGCGGCTTTGGCTTCGGCCTCTAGATCTGCAATGTAGCCGTCGATCGAGTGGTCGCTAAAGCGGCGGCTGAGCACTTGCCATGTCCAGCGAGAGCCCAACTGAATAGCTTTTTCCACATGATCAAAGCCCTGCCAGGTGCGGGGAATGCGGGTGACAATATCCCAACCGTAGATGAAGCGATAGCTGTTGGGAATGCGGCCGTTGTACGACTCGACCATGGCGCGGTTGCCCACCCGAGGAGCGCCAAAGGTGTACACCTCAAAGCTGAGATCGCGCTTGCCGCCCAAGTTGTACTGGATGTCGAGGGCGGCGATGGTGGCCAAAGCCCCACCTAAGCTGTGGCCGGTGACGATGACGTGCTGCCCCACAAACTTTTCCATCGCATCCAGCAGCTGCTTGCGCACGGCGAAGTAGGCCGTCATAAATCCCTGATGAAACTTCACCTCGGTATTGCCGTCTCCGTAGGGATAGACCTGCTGGCGGAACTGAACATTGTTCATCCAGTCAATGGATTTGTCAGAGCCGCGAAAGACAATGTAGAGCCGATCGCTAGTCATCTCATTCAAAATCGACACCTGAGTGTCGGTAAAGCCATTGTCCTGGCTTTCGACAAACACTGGTTCAACGTCGGGATAGCTCGAAAACCGCAGACCATTAAAGTCGCGGTAGACCTCTTGGCACAGGCGAGCGCATTTGAGAGCAACGGCGTAGTCGACCATTGGGCATTCCTCCAAAAAGGCATAGTTTTTCCCTGAAAACTGGTAGAGGAGTAGCTGAAACCCCTGCTCTAGATTCTAAGGTGCAGGCACCGACCACCAGGCCAGGGCGTAGGGCTGGGTGGGTTCGCTGTGGGCCTGCTGCTGATAGATAACTCTCAGTTTGTACCGACCCGTTTCCGGAATTTGGTAAAAAATATGTTCAATACTGTCAACCTCGCTCACCGATGACCACACACTCTTGGTGATGTCGTCTTCGTCAGCGGGCATGAGGTACACATCGAGGTTGTTGAGCCCCTTGTCGTTAAAGCCCTCGCCCAGATCGTAGAGGCCGTTGCTGTTGGCATCGGCCAGTTCTACCACTCGCTCCCAGGCCAGGGTGGCCGACAAAAAGCTGCCCGCCTGGAGAGCATCGGCAAACTCGTAATCGTGAACAGTGGCGGGCTTAGCCTCCAGCTCAGCGAAGTTCCAGCCGATGGCGGGAATGGCCTGATCGGGGCCAGTGGCACCGGGGGCTAGCTGTTGGTAGGCGCGGTAGGCGTTGAGGTGGCCAGTGCCCAGGTCGCTGTGAAGCGGAATTTTGGGGTCGCGGTAGGCATCAGACTCAAGCCAGGAGCGGTTGCTGTCATCCACCAGGGTCCGGCTCATGCCCAGGCGTAGGCCGTCGCCGCTGTCTTTGATTTTGTCGGCGGAGTTGAGCAGCACGGCTTTCATCACCATGGGGTGGCGGGCATCTAGGGACCAGTTGGGCGACCCGGTGCGAAACTGGCGATCGACAAACTGTTGCAGCAGAGCAACGGCGCCCACCACGTGAGGCGAGGCAAAGCTGGTGCCGCTGGAGCGCCGCACCTGTCCGTCGGGGTCGATGAGTTCAATGTCGCTGCCGGGGGCTACCAGGGTAATCGAACGGCGAGGGCCTTCATTGGTTTCGGGGGCGGCCTGGCGCGATCGCAGTGTGGGTTCGCTGCCCAGGTTAGAGTAGTCGATTTTGCTGAATTGGCCGTTGACCTGGCGCGAGTAGGCGATGTTGAGCCCGTTAAAGTTGTCGGTGGGAATGGGAATGCCCCCGCCGCCCTGATTGCCCGCAATCACATACAGAGCACCGTGCACCCGCGATGACCAGTCGATGCACTGGGTGAGCAGGGCGTTGCCGTCGAGCACCGCGTTGGGGCGCGGGTCGCGGCCCAGGGGCTCACCAAAGCTAAAGTTGATCGCCCGCACGTCACCGCCGTTCTGCGACGCTACCGACTGGGAGGCGAGGCATTCTTCGGGCTGGGCGCTGCGATCGCCCAGCTCCCCTACCGCACCTGAATACAGCATGGCGGCGGGGGCAACTCCCACCCGCAGCTTGTCTTGGCTGATCATGACGCTGGCTACATTGGCGGCGTGGCCATCGACATACTCATCGGCCACGGCCCAGCCGTCGAGCACCAGCACGCGCCGCACCACCACAGGCAGGGTTTCTGAGGCCACTTTGTCGAGGCCAAACTGGCTGGGGCGGCCAATTTCGACCTGGCCAATGGCAATTTTTTCGCCAGTCAAATTGTAGGGGGCGTCGTGCAGCCGCCGGGCGTCAATTCCTTCAGGGCCAACGGATTCGGTGAGGGCCAGCACCGGCAGGGCCAGGGGCACCAGAGCACCGATTCCCCCCAGCCAGAGCAGCGCCCTCAGACGAGACTTTAATCCTTGGTGCTGCGTCATTCCTTTACCCCGCTTCGCCATAGCCCTGCCCTGCTGCAAATATCTCTGGGCAAACTCTATCGCAAAGGCCCTAGCCCCGGTAGGAAAACCGCTGAATCTATCTATTTCTTCAGAATCTTCTGCTGTTTTGCCCTAAGGCGGTGGCATCACTTGGGCTTTGACTTGGGCCCGCGTGAGCAGGCGGCTAAGGCGTAGGGCCTGGTGGCGGTAGAGCGGCAGCGGCAGGGTGCCGGGTAGCTGAGCCATAAACTCCCGCGCGTCGCCGAGGCGGTAGCCAACCACCCGAGCCAGCTCGGTGGCACCATCAAACAGGGCATCGGCGGTGAGGGCCTTTTCGAGGTAAATGTGCCAGGTGCGGGGGGCGAGTTCGCGCTGCTCAATGCGGCGCAGACCGCTGATGGTAGCCAGTACCGCCAGGCGATCGCCCGGCTGCAAGCGAGTGTCGTCGGAGGGCATGATTTTGCCGGGTTGATCGCCATGCTGATGCCATAGGGGCACAACGCCATAGCCATAGGCCACCTCCGACAGCAGCATCTCGGCCAGGGTATCGCCGGTTTCAACCCAGTACTGGGTAATCAACACCGTTTGGTCGTAGAGGCGAAATAGGCCAATGACATGCTCCCCAAAGGCCGTTGCAGCGAAGGCTTCAGCCGATAGCGCTGAGGCACAGAGCACCTGGGCGAAGGGAAAGATCTGGGCAACGCGATCGCTGAACTGGCGATCGTAGGTGCGAATGATGGCGCGGCAGTCGGGGTTGAGCCGGTGGGCCAACAGCCCCATCTCCAGGTTTTGAATTTCGTCTTCGCTAACGGCTACTACGCTTTTGGCCGTGGCCAGATTAGCCCTGGCAAGGGCGACATTGACATCGCCAGTCAGCAGCGGCACTTTAGGCAGCACGTCGGCATCCAGCGCCTGAGCCGAAATACCCACTATCGGCTGATCGAGTTCTTGCAGCGCCGCTACCACCTGCCGCCCGACCCGCCCCAACCAAATCACAACGACGTGGTCTTTTTCAGGTACGGGGGGGCGGCGCTCCATAAACTCAAACCGCAGCGTGAGCAGTTTTTCGGTGAGCAGGGCATAGAGTACGCCGACAAAAGCGGCTCCGGCCACTGTTAGCAGCACCCCAAAGGTCTGGAGCAGACGCGGATGCTCAAAGTCTGCGAGAGCGGCGTAGACATCGCCGTAGCCGCCAAACAGGGTAATAAATGTGTACAAAAATGCTTGAAATAGAGGAATGTCATCGGGGGAATTGGCATCTAAGAGCAGGGTGCCAACCAGACACAAGGCCAGCACGGTAACGCCGCAAACCGTGGCCACCCGGCGCAGCTGATGGCCAGAGTTAGCCTGCCAAATGCTGAGCAAGCCCTGCTGCAGGGCCGGCCAGTCGCGCAGACGGGCGATCGCCTGCCGCAGTCCTCTAAATGCCCCCTGACGCAGAGGTTTGGGGGCTTCGAGATGGAGCGATCGCAGCTGGGCGTCGCATTCGATCAAAACGACCTCGTCACCGGCTCGCAGCACCGTGTCGGGTAGCCATCTGTAGAACAGCGCCGAGGGGCTGGCAGCTACCCTATCCGGATCTGGAGCGAGGGGAGTATGGCAGAGTACCCGGCGATGGCTGGTGTCTAGCTGGTGGAGCTGGCGGCGATCGCACCAGCCATGCCTTGGCTCCAGCCGCTGCATCACCACCTGAAAGCGGTGGCCGTCGAGGCTAAAGTAGCCGATCAGCTCTTCCCCAAAGGCTCCTAAGGCAAAGGCCGGAGCCGCCAGCTGCGTGGGCTCAAGGGCGACAAAGTTTTTGAGCTGCTGCCCTATCAGCTCGTTGAGGTTTTGCTTATCTGAACGCATCACTAGCCGCACCCGAGGGTTCAACACCCGCGCCGTCAGGGCCGCCTCCAAATTGACCCGCTCATCCTGAGTGACCAGCAGCACCGCCCGGCACTGGCGAATTCCCGCCCGCTCCAGCACCTCTGCCGAGCGGCAGTCACCCAGTTCTAAGTGGTCAATTAAATCCCGTAGGCGGGGTACCTCCCACTGGTCGGGCAGGGTGTTGTTGATAGCATGGACAGGCACCCCAAAGCTTTTGAGATTGGCGACACAGTTTTGGCCCAGGCTACCTAACCCACACACCAAAAAGCCGTCGCTGGGTAAGGGTGGCGAAGACTTCAGCGGCTGAGGAACTGCGTCGAGCACAGGGAGAGCGGGGAAGTAGAATGCCGCTATTGTAGGCGGGAGAATTGAGCAGTGGCTGCTTCGCAGACAAGTTTGCGGTAAACACAGGTCAAACGGTGAGCACTATCTCAGTGCAAAACGAAATATCCTAAGCTGACCTACCGCAGAGCCGTACTTTGGACCTGCAATGCCAAACTGCTGTGCCGCATTGGCGATCTGAGGGCACAGATCACTAAACTGCTGTGCCAGATCGGTGATCTGCTATGCCACATTAACGATCTGCTGTGCCACATTAACGATCTGAGGGTGCAGATCACTAAACTGCTGTGCCAGATCGGTGATCTGCTATGCCGCATTGACGATCTGAGGATGCAGATTGCTTCGCAACGCTGCGCGAATATAAAGCGCTGTGCCACTTTGCTTAATTATGGTGTTTAGAGGCCGGGTGCCTTGGCTTATAGCTCAATTTGGGCCAAAGCTAGCGCGGTCCCGGCCTCGTTGATCAGTGGAGCTACTCCTCTATAAGTAGGGTTTTAGTCAAAATCACCATCCACTGCATGTCTGGGGAGGCTGTGCCCACCACTCCGCCTGGCGGCACGGGGATGGGGTCGCTCCAGTCGTTGGGGTCAGCGTAGCCGTGGGCATGGAGAATTTTGATGGTGCAGTCTATGGCGGCTAGGCTGCCGTAGAGCAGATGACGCACTTTCTCGGGGTGAGTTTGGGGGTTGCTGCGCGGAGACGGCGGCAGGTTAGATGCGCCGCGATTATCGGGTTCGAGATATTCAAACATCGGTTCTGTTTCCTTTGCGTATGGTTGCAAGAAACAGAACGCGAAAACCCTAGCCGCCCGCAGCTTGAGGTGCAAACTGGGGGGCTAGGGTACCATGAGCCTAGCCTCGCAATCTGCGTTAGAGATTTGCGGGGTTAGCTGTCGGTTGGTGCTGGTACCACCTTCCGGCAGCGCTAAAGTTTCCGAGTTCTGTGTGGTCACCGCTCTGCTGAACGGCTTAACGCAAAAAATAATGGTACAAAAGCTCCCCGTCAACCGTATAGCAGCAGGAACGTTTTAGATCGGCGCGGTTTATACCCTACCTCTAGGGCGGGCGTCAAAATGTAACGTCATGAGCCTAAGCGAACGCACCTAGCAAAATGGAAGATATACAGATTACTCGCTGCCTATCTATCTACCCGATAACGACAATCAAGCTGCAAGTAATCCGCCTATCTACTCTGTAAAGGGAATT
This genomic interval from Nodosilinea sp. FACHB-141 contains the following:
- a CDS encoding MerR family transcriptional regulator; amino-acid sequence: MEELTIQQVAVATGLSVYTLRYYERCNLIAPIGRSTSGHRRYSANDLRWIEFLNNLRLTGMPIRQMQEYAELVRSQPDTGFHSRRQILESHREAVLAQIQQLQDNLAVIDWKIQHYSELEANIHDSLNPSEQTRSA
- a CDS encoding DUF6962 family protein, giving the protein MAEPITTLTDYAIALECLILAGLLLGQGGVQRLWAAAFTSVSGAALMGGIYHGFAHQMSLLQRIWLWQGMGIAVAIASFFTVVAAAMTLRRGRRRALLALATAKLALAIAAGFTLWGFALRVADYLSALLIVLLVQWLQRYRDPSAPVWLLAAIAFSGLGAIGLLIPWPGVSPLVVYHLVQMVALFCIYRSVAAKHQANAGVPG
- a CDS encoding orange carotenoid protein N-terminal domain-containing protein, which translates into the protein MASNNQTTQITEDSTNDLFQRYDALSVDDKLALLYYIYEAMGGSITPAAPEAADPELAEPLIKALYDLSEEDQLEAMRSVARGEHSDISERYGALSANNQLLVWYGWAEAMGKQIVDMPSDYEAEGDVSKILSDIKGMEFQSQISLLREAATQMGFTSVTAPPPLSETGITNSL
- a CDS encoding lipase family protein encodes the protein MVDYAVALKCARLCQEVYRDFNGLRFSSYPDVEPVFVESQDNGFTDTQVSILNEMTSDRLYIVFRGSDKSIDWMNNVQFRQQVYPYGDGNTEVKFHQGFMTAYFAVRKQLLDAMEKFVGQHVIVTGHSLGGALATIAALDIQYNLGGKRDLSFEVYTFGAPRVGNRAMVESYNGRIPNSYRFIYGWDIVTRIPRTWQGFDHVEKAIQLGSRWTWQVLSRRFSDHSIDGYIADLEAEAKAA
- a CDS encoding S8 family serine peptidase — its product is MTQHQGLKSRLRALLWLGGIGALVPLALPVLALTESVGPEGIDARRLHDAPYNLTGEKIAIGQVEIGRPSQFGLDKVASETLPVVVRRVLVLDGWAVADEYVDGHAANVASVMISQDKLRVGVAPAAMLYSGAVGELGDRSAQPEECLASQSVASQNGGDVRAINFSFGEPLGRDPRPNAVLDGNALLTQCIDWSSRVHGALYVIAGNQGGGGIPIPTDNFNGLNIAYSRQVNGQFSKIDYSNLGSEPTLRSRQAAPETNEGPRRSITLVAPGSDIELIDPDGQVRRSSGTSFASPHVVGAVALLQQFVDRQFRTGSPNWSLDARHPMVMKAVLLNSADKIKDSGDGLRLGMSRTLVDDSNRSWLESDAYRDPKIPLHSDLGTGHLNAYRAYQQLAPGATGPDQAIPAIGWNFAELEAKPATVHDYEFADALQAGSFLSATLAWERVVELADANSNGLYDLGEGFNDKGLNNLDVYLMPADEDDITKSVWSSVSEVDSIEHIFYQIPETGRYKLRVIYQQQAHSEPTQPYALAWWSVPAP
- a CDS encoding NAD-binding protein, which gives rise to MLDAVPQPLKSSPPLPSDGFLVCGLGSLGQNCVANLKSFGVPVHAINNTLPDQWEVPRLRDLIDHLELGDCRSAEVLERAGIRQCRAVLLVTQDERVNLEAALTARVLNPRVRLVMRSDKQNLNELIGQQLKNFVALEPTQLAAPAFALGAFGEELIGYFSLDGHRFQVVMQRLEPRHGWCDRRQLHQLDTSHRRVLCHTPLAPDPDRVAASPSALFYRWLPDTVLRAGDEVVLIECDAQLRSLHLEAPKPLRQGAFRGLRQAIARLRDWPALQQGLLSIWQANSGHQLRRVATVCGVTVLALCLVGTLLLDANSPDDIPLFQAFLYTFITLFGGYGDVYAALADFEHPRLLQTFGVLLTVAGAAFVGVLYALLTEKLLTLRFEFMERRPPVPEKDHVVVIWLGRVGRQVVAALQELDQPIVGISAQALDADVLPKVPLLTGDVNVALARANLATAKSVVAVSEDEIQNLEMGLLAHRLNPDCRAIIRTYDRQFSDRVAQIFPFAQVLCASALSAEAFAATAFGEHVIGLFRLYDQTVLITQYWVETGDTLAEMLLSEVAYGYGVVPLWHQHGDQPGKIMPSDDTRLQPGDRLAVLATISGLRRIEQRELAPRTWHIYLEKALTADALFDGATELARVVGYRLGDAREFMAQLPGTLPLPLYRHQALRLSRLLTRAQVKAQVMPPP